The segment TGTGCATCCAGAAACGGGCTGAGAAGACGAATGTGAGATCGTGTTGCTACTCTGCTACCTCTGCGcaaatttttgatttcttcGGGAAATGATTCGGCCTGAACCAATTTTACCAAAACCAATTTTGCAGTTTCCAACTCTTCCACAGTGAGAATCGGTTCGCGAACTCGATAGGTTTGATTTTGTTCACGTGCATTTCGGGCAAATCGTAAACAGAAACCGACGACGTTGAGAAGGCGCTGGTACGACGAGAATCGTAGAAATAACGGGTTGGGAGTATTTTCTTGCGCAATTGACACTGCTACAGGTCTTATTTCCATTTCTTCTACTGGGTTCGGATCCAAAACAGGTTGCTGCACAGGCCATTTCGATTTGGGTAAGGATAACCAGCTAGGTCCATGCTTCCATTTATTGCTAAGGACTAACTCGTCAGCAGGAAAACCGCGGGAAACCATGTCCGCGGGGTTGTCGGCGCCAGCTACGTGCGCCCAGGTTGAACCGTGGGTTGTTGACTGGATAGTTGAAACTCTATTTGCGATGAAAGCTTTCCAAGTTCGAGGAGGCGCTTTCAACCACTGCAGGACTATAGTTGAATCGGTCCAGAAGTAAACTGCGCTAAAATTCACTTCCAGCGCAGCGataattttttcatataaacagGAACCAAGCAGCGCCGCGCATAGTTCCAGGCGGGGAATTGTAATTCGCTTAAGGGGAGCTACCTTTGATTTCGATGccaataaactgattttaacttcGCCGTCGATAGATTCGGAGCGAACATATATGCATGCGCCATAAGCTGCTTCTGACGCATCTGCAAAACAATGTAGCTCAACGGAAGAAAACTGGGGCAGGAAGGCAAAACGATCGATCCGAAAACTACGAAGATCCGGGAGATTTTGGCAGAACGTCGACCACTTCGTTTGGAATTCCGGCGTTACTTCCTCGTCCCATTTCAAAGATAAGAGCCATAAATGTTGCAATAGGATTTTTGCCTGGACGATTACGGGAGCGATCAGGCCTAACGGGTCGAAAAGCTGGGCGATAGTTGAAAGTACGCTGCGTTTAGTTGCTGGGCCATTGTGCAGATTTACAGCAACGTCGAAGCTGAACAAGTCGCTTGCCGGTTCCCAACTGATTCCCAGCGTCTTGATTGTTTCCTCCGAATCAAATTTGTGGGATGTTTTTGTTCCCAGCAGTTCTTGTGGGAGGTCAGCTAGTGCTTTAGGGTCGTTCGAGTTCCATTTACGAAGACAGAAGCCACCCTTCTGCAATAGCTCGTTGAGTTCGTTGCGCAGCTGGATCGCCTGCTCTACTGAATGTTCCCCACCAATGAAATCATCGACGTACATACATTTTTTGACTGATGGGCCAGCCTTGGGAAACAGGTTACCTTCATCATTCACCAGTTGGTGCAGTGTTCGGGTTGCCAAGAACGAGGAGGGGGCGAGACCATAGGTTACCGTCGAAAGTTCATATGTGCCAATGGGTTGCGTACTGTTGAATCGCCAAAAGATCCGCTGCAGCCGGCGGTCTACTGGGTGTATCAAAACTTGGCGGTACATTTTTTCGATGTCCGCTACAAGCGCGATCGGGAATTTGCGAAATCGTAGAATGTTGCTTAGTAGCTCATCCTGCACTACCGGGCCAACAAGCAGGGCGTCGTTAAGCGAATGTCCGGATTTAGATCTCGCGGAACCATCAAACACCACTCGCACTTTAGTGGTGGTACTGGAAGTTTTGATTACAGGGTGATGCGGGAGATAGAAAGCTTCGGGACCGTCCAAATGGTCCTCGGGAATGGCACGCATATGCTCCAGGGAAATATATTCTGCCATGAAATCGCAATATTGTTGCTTAAGATCAGCGTCCTTTTCTAATTTCTGCTCCAGCCACTTGAAACGTCGTAATGCGTTGAACTTCGAACCTCCAATCAGCTGTTCGAATTTAGACTGTTTCGGTAAACGAACGATATATCTTCCGGTAGCATCTCGGGTTGTCGTGGCAGAAAAAAGGTCTTCGCACTCTTGCTCGGTGATCGAATAATTTGTTTTACTGACTTCTTCTACAGCCCAAAAACGCTCGAGCAGTTTGTCGACTGATGTAACTGTCGCCACATGACAAGTTACTGGTGCTTGCTGGGCTTCTTCAGCGGGTATTGTGGTCTTGCCTGTTACTATCCAACCAAACACAGACTCAACTAACAGGGATTTGTTAGAAGCCAATCGTAGCCGACCTTCCAACAGTTGCGTGTAGAAATCACCGGCACCAATAATCAGATCGATCCTACGACTAACGTTGAACTCGGGATCGGCGAGTTGTATTCCATCGGGAATTTTCCATTGTGAAACAGTGTACGATCTGGGAGGTGTGTCACTGGTCACTTTTCGTAGGACCAAGAAATCAAGAGTGTCCTTGAACCCGGTAACTCGGGAACGGATTTCAGCGCGGATTTGATATTTCGAATTGGTTGTTATACCATCCACGCCTGCAATGGGTACGTTAACAATTTTTCGAGGAAGATGCAATTGCTGGCATAAATGCTCACTGATCGCGTTAGGCTGCGATCCAGTATCCAACAGGGCTCGGGCTATATGCTCCTGACCGTAGGCATCAACTATTAAAAGAACAACGGTCGACAGGATAACGTTTCCGCTAGTTTCCTTTGCAGCAGCATTTAACTGAACTGGATTGGGTGAAAACGGGGTAGCAACAGCTGTAGCAATTTGAAAAGCGCCGGGCGGTGCACGATCAGCAACGGGGTCGTTTTCGGCAGACCGGAAAGGACCGGGATGAATCATGGAATGATGTCGTTTATGGTAGTGCCTGCAACGGTATTTGGACCGACAGGTCCGGGCAAAATGGTCACTTCGAAAGCAGTTGCTGCATAGTTTTTTATCGGTAAGCACTTTGAGACGGCCTTTTACGTCTAATCCGTTGAAAACAGGACATTCAACCATGGGATGTTTGTCTCTTTCACAAGCGGGACAGGGCGGGAACATCTTCGGAGCAGCTTCGGTCATGGCATTGGTGTTCACGCGGAACTGGACGGGTTTCTTATTTCCTGAATACTGGCCACCGGACTTGGGGTTGCCGTGTTGGGGACGGTTGATGAGAATGTTCTCTAGTACACGGGTTCTCTTTAGCAAAAATTCAATCAGCTTAGTGTACGTGGGTTGTTCCTCCGATGACACTGATTCCTCCCATGCCTGCAATGAGGCGTCATCCAGCTTATCTTCCAAAAGCTCTATCGGTATAGAACTGAAATGTTCAACGGGTTCGCCTAATTGCTGTAGCACCTTTACATGACGTTGAAAGTCGTCCACGATTTTATGCAGAGCATCGACGTTACTGTTCGGGATCTTCGGGTATTTCAAAAGCGCTCGAATGTGCTTCTTGCGTAGTATTGCCTTATTGGAATAGCGCTTGACAAGGGTATCCCATGCCACCGAATAATTTGCTGCAGTAATAGTAATAGACTGGATCAGATTGGCAGCCTCTCCCTTCAAGGCCGCACGGAGATAATGGAACTTCTGCACACAAGAAATTTCTGTTGAGGCATGAATCATCGAAACGAACGTATCGTGGAACGTCAGCCAATTGTTGAAATCTCCATCAAATTCTGGCAGCGTTATCGTTGGCAATTTCACATTTGCTAGACCGGACGGGATGAGCTGGGGTTCTGAAGCTGACGTTTGCGCAACAGGAACGGGGACTGGCGGGGGCATCTTTGAGATCAGGCTGGCTTTGATGCGAAAATACTGCTCTTCTATTTTTGCTCGACATTCCATGTTCGCAATTAAAAACTGCTCGCTATCATCTAGCTGTTCGTATTCCGACTGGATCATCTCGAACGCTTCATTTAGTTTTTCTAAGCGTTCGAGTCGTAGAGGCACTTCATATTGATGCTCATCTGGAGCGTAATTCACTAGAAATTCATCCATGCGCTTCAACGCTTCCACCACATTTTTCCGCTTCAACTCTTTAgctttcattttcttttcagcaggcATTTTAACAGTCGACATCAGAACGGGAACGGTTTCGAGCACGTTTCTGGAACCAAAAGAGACCCAGGAAGTACCGCAAAAcggattttattttactttggaAAGGTACTCACCTGGTACTTCTTCCAAAGAGGCcttgtatttttataaaaaattacaaaaaatgttgAGCTGCTATTCGGGCGACTAAATCTTCTGCTGCGGGTGCAACTGGTACGCAATAGCAGGAAAAATCGTTAAACCAAGCGCCAAGAACGATGTCCAGCACGCGGTTTACGAAACTTGAGGTTATGTTTCCTCTCTTTCACTCAGGTGGCGAGACGGGCTTCAAACTAGAGGTTACGTTCCTCTCCTCTTTTGCACGTGCGACGAGTAACCTAACTTTCTCACGAGGTACCTTGTTACCCTCGTGCTGGAACGGATTGGGGAAATATCACTGTGATCCGGGTTGAGGTTAGGTTCCCTCTTTGTTCTCCACATGCAGCGGGTAAACTAATTTTACACGGGTTTTTCGCGGGTTTTTCACGAGGCTCTTTGTTACCCTCGTGTTGGGACTTTACGTTGTGTGTAATGATTTTTCACTCACGACAGATCTGGATagaaatcctggtcacggcaccagatTGTTGGGTTGGGATTCGGACAAGTATTATCGGGCCTCAAAGGGCAATGTGAAAAATCGCGATCGTACTCCTACtaagattttattttaactGAACTGATGGTTGCCGGTTTTAGGgttttttatcaataaatcagcATATCTATCAACTGTCAATTGCTGCTCAAGATTATTCTAATTTAATGCTAGGTGGGAATACACAGTGTTGCCAATTAGTATGTAATGTACATTTGAACCGGTTCatctggtatgcaaactaacagGGTGCAAAGATCCGACTCCGAGCTCTCTGGACTGGAGTGCCGGTAACAAGCAGCCGGCTAAAATGTTGATTAAACTGCCAACAACTTTCATCCAGTTGCACTGCTCGTCTTTCTGGCGGTCGCTGTGTTGTGTAAGAGCCGATGGAAAAACTCCCACTGAGAAGACGACGACCATCAGAATGGAGAAATGGTGTGCTGCCCAcatgcagcagcaacagcagcatcaTTTTCACCCACTTCTGTTTGCAGTGCGAAAGGTTACACTCCCGTTCGTTGGGTCGATCATATTGGAACGAGTCAAGAATCGGTCCGGTCTGAAGTGCTTTTTCTCGTCTGATATTCGCCATTGGCTAAAAATCGAAACGATTTTCTTGTCCGATTGGGAACGAGTGGTGGATACTAAAATGTACCTTTCGAATACAGTTCCAGTCGAAAGCACTAACACACTTTCTTTTAGTCCCTCGAGACAAGACAGGACTTGACCTtccaataaaactaaaattcgtCGAAATCCTTCAGTGACTGCTTTTTCTGTAAGTGAAGTGTTACGAAAAGTATCACTTTCTTGCATATTTTGCATAACATTTGTGTTTTATCTCAGTGACTATCAAAGTCAGTTCAATTATCAATGATATATGTATAGCACAAGGCAGTTACGTTCAAATGTTACCTAAGCATTTCTCCTGCTCCGTAGTCTGTGCACCACCAAGCTAAACCGATTATACGGTTACATCGCCTAACTAAAGCGGCCACCATCAGTGACAGAGAGAAGAAAAGCCTTCGAAACCTGTCACAACAGAACTGACAATCGGAGGGAAAACGGCTGATTCACctatcatcagcatcatcagcaGGAAGCAGCACCAGTTAATGTCTCTTTCTCTGCGTGCATGAATAGGACACACACGATTATTACCACCACCGTGTGCTGCCGCGGCCGACTGGTTACAGTACCGTCCACCCTCGCCCACTACCGGATCACCAACCACCCACCGCCCCCCGCGCACAGGACAGCacagcaacaaaaaaactgACATTTCACTTTCTTTATGCCTCATTAGACGGTTGTGCTGCAGTTGTTAAACATTCACGTCATGTCTCTCGACTCTACGAGCACCGACTGCTGCCGCCGTGGTGTTGGTGGGTCTACCCATATGAAGAAATcgattttctcgtttttccatgCGTGCGTCATAGGCGCGAATTTTCTTTCCGAAGCTTCGCGCTTcgcagttattattattattactattatttttattatagcaCTCTTGCGTGTTTCTTTCGAATCATCGTCCAGGCCGGGGCGGAGCGGAAGCGAACTCCGACAGTGGCGTCGATACGTTCCTAGCTGCTCTCTGATCGGTTCGGTGGTAGCAGCTAATTTGGCTATTAAAAAATATGTACATCGTTTGCCGACACTTACGAGACGACGTTGTCGACGGTGAACCGTGTATACAGTTTTAATTGTAGGCAACGCGCTTTCTATACACCCCCACCAGCAGGGGTGGGTGAGTGGCGGGCGGTTGCGGCACTATGTGCACACGAACCGGTGAGCCGGTTTACATACATATGTGCATATTTCGACTGTTGGGTGTGCCAAGAAGAGTGCTGCAACTACTGCAAATCCTTACGGTTTCTCGGACATCGGCAAGAAACAAATGAGCTGTGGCCGGCTGCCGGTGGTCGGTGGTGGGTGGTGGCTTCAGGTGGCTGCGGAAATTAGCATGCCTGTAACGGTTGGGACGGACGGAACTTGTTGAGAGCCGGCGAAGCGGGTGGCGCCATAATTAGATTAGGATCGTCTGTTTCTAAATAGTTTCGTATCGCGCTAAGTTGGTACGGTTGGAGATTAGCACAGCAAGAGTTCACcgtttgtttgtgtttgtcGTTTGCGCAAACGGAGTTCAATTGCTGCTATACTTTGAAATTGATATGATCTCAGCATATCTCTGAACTAGAGTGGCAAATTTGTTTATATGTCTTTCAATAGCATTGTTTCACGCAGACAAAGTTTGTTGCGTCTGAGATGAAGATAGCACTATAATAAACGGCAAAATATAATTTGTCTGCTGTGAGATTAATCAGATCTGACAGCACCATTTAATGAGCTGGGGTTGGCGAAGATGTTGGATTGGTATGTATATTATTTTTTACCTATGTGAGAGATTTTAAATAGAACTACTaggaatcaaatttgaaattCCAATAACAttataacaaaaacaaaaaaagactgAGAGCAAACTGAGATAAAGTAATCAGACAACCGAACTAACATTCTGTCTCAGTCCGAGGCGTaatcccagtcccagttccagttcctattctagtctcagtctcagtcccTGTCCTAGTTACAATCACAGTCCCAATCTCAGTTCCGATCCCAATCCTGGCCCCAGTTCCAATTCCTTTCCCAGTGGTTGTGCTGGTTCCAGTCCCAGCTCCATTTACAGTTCCAAATATATTACAGTCCGATTCTCAAAACGAAGAATTTACCAAATATAAGTAACTCTTCATTAGGCGCACGTTTGTCCGCATGATCAAAATACAAGTTCATCATTTTGCTGCCATCCAATGCTGTTCCGTATTGGCTTGGCTCCTTCTTGATCGAAAATTTGgaaatgaaagaaaactaaAGAAATGAAAGACTATAATCATTGCAAACCTGTCACTTTTCCGCTTTTAGATTTTGATTTGATACTTTTCTGCAAGACATAGTCCGTAGAAATGATACCTAACTCTATTGAACTTCTTGAAATCAAGGAAAAGAATGAAAGCATGGACCtctcgtaccaaacgcttcGGTTAAAGATGTTAATATATTTACGATACCCTACAGTAAGAGATCTCTTACTGCAAATACTGACAAGTTGAAGCTAAAttcaaataataaaattcactcCGATCCCAAAAGCCCATGATCAAGAGCGAGCGACATTCCATGATCAACCAGAACTCAGGACTAGATTAATTTTGTTTAATCAATCGGGTCCATCTAGGAGAAGGCCACCCAGCCGGCTCTAAGTAACACATGGCTCTCAGCTGCTCAGAAAATTGTCTAAAAATGCTGTGCTGAAACCAATTTATAACTGTAAAAGCTACTATGAAACTAGTCAAAAGCTGTTCTGCTGAAACTAATCTAAGTACTTTTAAACTAATTTGAAGCTACTCAAAAGTTGCTCTGGAACCACATTGAGACTTCTCTGAAATCTGTTTGGAAATGACTCAGAGATTGCTCTAAGACCGTTCAGAAGCTGCATAGCAACTGCATCGAAATTGTTCAGAAGCTATTCGAAAACAACTCTGAAACTACTTAGAAGCTGCTCTAAACCTTCTCAGAAACAGCGAGGAAACTGTTCTATAACTGCTTTAAAACTACATCAAAAATACTCCAAAACTACTCCGAAACTACTTTAAAGTTGCTCAGAAACAGTTCTGAAATCGCGGATAAACTGCTTACAAGCTGCTCAGAAACTGCTCGGAAACTGCTTTGAAACTGTTTTGTAACTGTTCGAAAACTGGTCTATAACTGCATTGAAACTATTCAGAAGCTACTCGGAAACATTTCTTAAATTACTTAGAAACTGCTTTAAAACTTCTCTGAAACTACTTGTAGCTGCTTGACAACTATTCTGAAACTGCTTTAAAACTATTAAGATCCTCCAAAACTATTCTGAAATTGCTCTAAAGCTGTCCAATAACAATTCAGAAATCGCAGTGAGATTACGCAGAAGAACTGCTCTGAAAATTATTTGAAACTAAtttgaaactattttgaaaTTGTTCAGCGACTACATTGAAACTACGCTGTTCTAAAACTGTTTTGAAACAGAACAGAAGCTGTTCTAAAACCGCTTAGAAACTATTCTGAAACTCTTCATGAGCTGCCCCGGAACTACGCAGAAACAGTTCTGAAACTGTTTGCTCAGACCACTGCCCAAAACCTGTTGGAAGGGAGGACGGTCAAggtcagtggtgcccaggcacaggcatggtgcgggccaaacgaGATCACCCCATgatgtcgcgggccgcaaattcctctggtcattcctgcgcataacaaactacaaaatgcacgaggcattacggCTGATTTGAATGACCCCTGTGTAATCAAAAAAGTGactcataagtccaccatctctcaaatcagtccgcgggccgcacaaaaCATCTTGAAGGGCCGCATTATGGTCATCACTGGTCAAGGTGTTTGGTCCCTGGATTGAGAAAAGAGATTTATTAAATCGATGATGTTAAAACTCTATCATATACCAGCACTTCACCTCCATAAAGTTTAAAAGAAATCGGATTTCTAAAAATTCTTTGAAGATGCTTTGCAACTGGTCTAAAGCGGTTCTGGACAGCAATAAAGATGCTTTGAAATCGCTCTGAAACTACTTAGAAGCTTGTCTGAATATACCCTAAAGCTGCGCGGAAATGAATATAAAACTGAGCAGAAACTGCTGTAAAACTCTTCAAACAATACTCTGCTTCTAAACCAGTTTGAAACTACATAGTGACTGCTCTGGAACCTGTTAGAACTCGCACGAAAACAAACTGCTTTAAAATTGTTCAGTAGCTGCTCTAAAACTATAGAAATTGGACTGACACTGCACTGGAACTCGGAAATAACCGTTAAACTACTTTGACGGTGCTCTAAAAGTTCTTAGAAACTGATCGTAACTGCTAGGAAACTGGTCTGTTACTGCtttaaaaatacttttaaatacttttaAAGTTATCTGAAACCACTCTGAAACCTCTTTAAAACCACTCAGAAACCGCGCTGAAATTGCTCTGAAACTAATCAGAAGCTGGTTCGGAGCTGCTCTAAAACTTCTCAGAAACTATTGTAACTGCTAGGAAATTATTCTGTAACTGCTTTACGGTTTGTCAGAAACAATTTAGAAACCGCTCAGAAACTTCTCTGATACTAATCTGAAGTTGCATTGAAACTATTTTGAAACTGCTCTGAAACTGTTTCTAACGGGTTGAAACTCCCCTGAAGCTGTGCTAACAGTGCTCTGTAACTGTACAGAGGCTGTCCGGGAACTGCTCAGAAGTCGTTTAGAAACTGTTCAAATTAATCAGAAGCTGCTCAGAAATTGCTCGGAAACAGCCCTGAAACTGCTACGATCACCGCCCAAAATCTAACGAAAGAGATGAAGGCAAAGTGCGCCGCTGAGTTGAGAAAAGAGATTCAGTGAAACAATGATGGCTTTGAAACTGGTTTAAAACTAGTTTGAACTGCTCAAGTTCAAatgttcaatgttcaatattcaaatgCTTTGAAATAGCTTTGAAACTATTCAAAAACTTGTCTGAAAATACTCTAAAGTTGGGctaaatccaatttaaaactGCGCAGAAACTGTTATGAAATTGCTCAAAATTTGTTGTGAATTGTTTGTGAATTGTTGTGAACTTATTAAACTCCTCGAAAGCTGCTCTGAAATAAGTTTTGGCACTGTATTGAAACTGCTCTGAGACCTGTACAAAAATGGCTCAGAAACTGTTCTAAAATTGTTTAGAAGCTGCTCATAAACTACACAGAAACTGATCCGTAACTATTTAGAAGCTACTCGAAAACACTTCTTAGCACTACTTAGAAGCTGCTCTAAAACTTCTTAGAAACTAATTGTAACTGTTAGGAAATTATTCTGTAACTGCTTTAAAACTACTTTAAAGATATTCTGAAACCATTTTGAAACTGTTCCAAAACTGCTCAGAAGCACTTCAGAGACCGTGCTGAAACTACGCAGAAGTCGCTCAGAAATTACTCTGAAACTAATCAGAAGatgctttgaaactgttaggGAACTGCTCTGAAACTGGTCTTAAATTACTCAAAAACTGCATTGAAAATTTCTCTGTAGCAGCCTCAAAACTACTCTGAAACTGTACAGAAACTGTACTGCAACTGCTTAGAAACAGTTTTGAAACTGCTCGGAAACAACCTAAACTTGATAACAGGGATGGGGCATTCGTTTCCTGGTGATGAATTGGTTCTTCAGGTACAGGTACTTGAAAACAAAGTGGGCTCAATAATTAGAAGCATGGCAAAAATACCATCCCATGCTGCATATTCACCTCCAAAATGTTCGAAAATAATCTGACTTCCAAAAATAAAACCGCTCAGAAAGTAGTCTAAAGATGTTCTAAAACTGTGCAGAGACCTATTTAAAAATGTGCAGAAACTGCTATGAAACTATTCGAAAATTGCTCTGAAACTGCTCTAAACATACTTTTATACTGATCTGAAACGACTCAAAAGTTGCTCTCAAACAAATTCTGACACTGCACTGAGGTAGCTCTGAAATCTGATCGCAAATAGCTCAGAAGCCTAAACTGATGTAAAACACTATAGTAAGTAAAGCAATTCTAATAATAGTATTGAAAAGTCACCACatgtgattgaacacacaatattaTATGATATAAgatagttactcttaagtattttatgtaatcgaatatttacCCCAATTAAAAAAGTTGCTCCAAAATTGCACTGAAATTTTTCTGAAACTATATTGAGACTTGAAAAGCTATTTGGAAACAACCCTGTAACTACTTAGAAGCTGTACTAAAACTTTTCAGAATCTGCTAGGGAACTATTCTGTAACTGCTTTTAACATGCTCTGAACAGTTCAAAACGCGCAGAAACTGCTCTAAAAGTAATAAGAAGCTGTTCTGAAACTGTTTAGAAACTGCTTTGAGACAATTTTATAAACGTTCAAAACTGCACAGAAACTGTTCAAAAGTTACTCGGAAACATTCTTCAAACTGCTGAGAAGCTGTTTTAAAACTTCCAAGAAACTGCTTGTAACTTTTAGGTAACTATTCTGTAACTGCTTTAAAACTACTTTATAGATACTATGCAACTACCGTGAAACTTTTTTATAGCTGCTCAGAAACAGTTCAGAAACTACCCTGAAACTGATCAAAAACCGCTTCAAAACTGCTCTGAAACTAATCAGAAACTGCTTTGCAACTATTTTGAAACTATTACTAAACTATTCAGAAACTGCATTGAAACTCCCCTGACGCTGTccgctgaaccgatttgaaacTGTACAAAAGGCGGTTATGGAACTGCTTAGAAACTATTCTGAAACTGCTCGGGAACAGCTCTGTAGCTGTTCAACATCCGATAAAAGGGGTGAAGGCTGAGGCTGCTTAACTGATGGTTTTACCGTGCTATTTTCCATTACCGAAAATATGGATTTTTCGACGATAAAAAACCGGTTATTTCGATATTTTTTACAATAACAATTTTCAAATTGAAACGTAAAAAGGTTTCATTGTTGTTCAATTTTTTAACGTGCaggaaaaaatcaattttgtaaATCAAAGTTTTCAAAATAACAGCTCTGTTATATAATTCTAATACAATTCAATAGGGGAACATCCAGATACTTCTGGTAGCGCATATGACGAAAATACGAATACGAATACGAATATTGTACAGCAGTAAAAGAAAATCCTTTCACAGTGAAGTTCTTCAGTAAAAATGAGAGATGTAGATGGAGATGAGATATCAGATCACATTACGGAAGAGGAAATCGTTTGATTACCGGTACAAACTGGAATAGCTTATTGGCAAAGTGTTGAAAAACAAGCATACGTTTAACTTCAGAAATGAAAGGTTCATGAAGAATGAATTTGCTAATCGCAAATTACTCAACAGCTgctctgaaagcagttctgaaACTGCattcccgaataaaaatgtacagcgaaaaaacattgaatttcactgttacaaaacaTCGAAAATCCTCATAAAAACTGTGAAAAGCTCtgtaagttacactgaagttaccgtgAATATTGAGGTTTTCACAATAAAGTTTAATGTAAATCGCTGATTTTACAACGAATAAGGGGATGATTAAGTACTGTTAcagtaaatttttcggctttttcccttAAGGATAAGACAGAAAAACAGttaaatttgtggtacattcactgtaatatagaaaattcaaaaacttacagtgaagttacagcattaAGTGTTGCaaacagtaaaatttataatattCGTATTGTTTTTACATtgatattcgttatgcatttctatccGGGTTGCGACTGTTCTGAAAACTGTTTGGGGATTTCTCAGAAAATACtataataaaatttttcaaaagctGCACAGAAATTGGTCTGAAACTGCTCTGAAACAAATTAGAAGCGGCTCTGAAACTGTTTAGAAACTGTTCGCAAACTGCATTGTAACTCCCTTGAAACTGTCGCACAATTGTTCTGAATCTGTACAGTGGATGTTCTAGAATTATTTTGAAACTGTTTCGAAACTGCTCAGGAGCTATCCTGATAATGCTCGGAAGCAGTCCTGGAATTGCTCAGA is part of the Sabethes cyaneus chromosome 2, idSabCyanKW18_F2, whole genome shotgun sequence genome and harbors:
- the LOC128736540 gene encoding uncharacterized protein LOC128736540 — protein: MPAEKKMKAKELKRKNVVEALKRMDEFLVNYAPDEHQYEVPLRLERLEKLNEAFEMIQSEYEQLDDSEQFLIANMECRAKIEEQYFRIKASLISKMPPPVPVPVAQTSASEPQLIPSGLANVKLPTITLPEFDGDFNNWLTFHDTFVSMIHASTEISCVQKFHYLRAALKGEAANLIQSITITAANYSVAWDTLVKRYSNKAILRKKHIRALLKYPKIPNSNVDALHKIVDDFQRHVKVLQQLGEPVEHFSSIPIELLEDKLDDASLQAWEESVSSEEQPTYTKLIEFLLKRTRVLENILINRPQHGNPKSGGQYSGNKKPVQFRVNTNAMTEAAPKMFPPCPACERDKHPMVECPVFNGLDVKGRLKVLTDKKLCSNCFRSDHFARTCRSKYRCRHYHKRHHSMIHPGPFRSAENDPVADRAPPGAFQIATAVATPFSPNPVQLNAAAKETSGNVILSTVVLLIVDAYGQEHIARALLDTGSQPNAISEHLCQQLHLPRKIVNVPIAGVDGITTNSKYQIRAEIRSRVTGFKDTLDFLVLRKVTSDTPPRSYTVSQWKIPDGIQLADPEFNVSRRIDLIIGAGDFYTQLLEGRLRLASNKSLLVESVFGWIVTGKTTIPAEEAQQAPVTCHVATVTSVDKLLERFWAVEEVSKTNYSITEQECEDLFSATTTRDATGRYIVRLPKQSKFEQLIGGSKFNALRRFKWLEQKLEKDADLKQQYCDFMAEYISLEHMRAIPEDHLDGPEAFYLPHHPVIKTSSTTTKVRVVFDGSARSKSGHSLNDALLVGPVVQDELLSNILRFRKFPIALVADIEKMYRQVLIHPVDRRLQRIFWRFNSTQPIGTYELSTVTYGLAPSSFLATRTLHQLVNDEGNLFPKAGPSVKKCMYVDDFIGGEHSVEQAIQLRNELNELLQKGGFCLRKWNSNDPKALADLPQELLGTKTSHKFDSEETIKTLGISWEPASDLFSFDVAVNLHNGPATKRSVLSTIAQLFDPLGLIAPVIVQAKILLQHLWLLSLKWDEEVTPEFQTKWSTFCQNLPDLRSFRIDRFAFLPQFSSVELHCFADASEAAYGACIYVRSESIDGEVKISLLASKSKVAPLKRITIPRLELCAALLGSCLYEKIIAALEVNFSAVYFWTDSTIVLQWLKAPPRTWKAFIANRVSTIQSTTHGSTWAHVAGADNPADMVSRGFPADELVLSNKWKHGPSWLSLPKSKWPVQQPVLDPNPVEEMEIRPVAVSIAQENTPNPLFLRFSSYQRLLNVVGFCLRFARNAREQNQTYRVREPILTVEELETAKLVLVKLVQAESFPEEIKNLRRGSRVATRSHIRLLSPFLDAQGIIRVGGRLCLSDEPYNVKHQIVIPGFHPFAKLLINFHHRKVLHGGNSMTLAVVRDEFWPLNGRRAVHNVIRNCFRCSRANPRPIQQPIGQLPVGRVTASEAFCHTGVDYCGPLYLKPTHRRAAARKCYVAVFVCLATKAVHLELVGDLSTNTFLMALDRFIWRRNKPSHIYSDNGTNFIGAKNTLHQLYIMLQPGPEQERISKHLAEDHIQWHLIPPRSPNFGGLWEAAVKVAKKHLIRQLGTATLSYEELTTVLTAVEGCMNSRPLTPLSEDPNDLSALTPAHFLVKNMIRPLPEPDVRNVPMNRLSQYQRVQAYSQRFWYRWRNEYLKQLQTQYSINPDRYTLDVGSVVILKDDSLPPARWPLARVLAIHPGPDNITRVATLRTSAGILKRSVSRICPLPCVTEHPVTSNDPE